CTGAAGATCGTCGGCGAGCCGCCCAGCCCCATGGACCCGCGCTCGGCCCTGCGGTTCATGCCCTCGCGGCTGCCGGTCGATCCCATGGCGCCGATCCTGCCGCCGGACCTGCTGGAGGTGGCGCCCGGCCACCTGGTCTCCGAGTTCGATCCGCTCTGATGCGGCTTTTGGCGGTTGCTCTGGCGTTTGCGGGCCTGGCTGGCGCAGCGCACGCCCAGCCGGTCGAACAGCCGCTGCTCCATGACCTCGCCGGTCAGGTGGATCCGGCGCGGCTGCAGGCCGATGTCGCCAGAATGGTCGGTTTCGGGACCCGCCATACCCTGTCGGACACCGCCTCGCCCGTCCGCGGCGTCGGGGCCGCCCGTCGCTGGGTCGCCGGCGAGTTCGCCGCCATCAGCCGCGCCTGCGGCGGCTGCCTGGTCATCGAGACCCCCTCGCAGGTCTTCACCGGGCCGCGCATCCCGACGCCGACCGCCGTCGTCGACGTCCTCGCCATCCAGCGCGGGACCACCGACCCTGACCGGGTGATCGTCATCACCGGACATCTCGACAGCCGGGTCAGCGACGTGATGAACGCCACGGCTGATGCGCCCGGCGCCAATGACGACGCCTCCGGCGTCGCGGCCTTGATCGAAGCCGCGCGCATCCTGTCGCGCCACAAGTTTCCCGCCACCCTGGTCTTCGCCGCCCTGACCGGCGAGGAGCAGGGGCTGAACGGCGGCAAGGTGCTGGCCGACTACGCGCTGGCCCAGGGCTGGCGGGTCGAGGCCAACCTCAACAACGACATCGTCGGCAACACCCGCGGCCAGAACGGCGCCGTCGACGACGCCCACGTCCGCGTCTTCGCCGAAGGGACCAAGGCCGTCGAGACGCCTGAGGAGGCGACCCGCCGGCGCTACAACGGCGGCGAGGTCGACAGCCCCTCGCGAAATCTCGCCCGCTACATCGACCGGTTGGCCGAGACCTATGTCGCCGACCTCGACGTGGTCATGGTCTACCGCACCGATCGCTTCGGACGCGGCGGCGACCACACCCAGATGCTGGCGGCGGGCTTCCCGGCCGTCCGCGTCACCGAGGCCGCGGAGAACTACGATCGCCAGCACCAGGACCTGCGCGTCGAGGCCGGCCGCACCTATGGCGACACCCTCGACGGCGTGAACTTCGCCTACCTTGCCAAGGTGACCCGGCTGAACGTCGTGGCCATGGCCGGCCTGGCCATGGCGCCGGCGCCACCCACGGGCGTGACGATCTTGGGCGCGGTCTCCGCCGACACCACGCTCACCTGGACACCCCGCGCCGACGCCGCCCAGCACCGCGTCTGGTGGCGCGCGACCACCGAGCCGCAGTGGCGCTACAGTCGCCCGGCCGGCGTCTCCGGGTCCGTCATGCTCAGGGACGTGGTCATCGACGACTGGTTCTTCGGCCTCAGCGCCGTCTCCGCCGACGGCTGGGAGAGCCCCGTCGTCTTCCCCGGACCCGCCGGTAGCTTCGGCCCGTTCGTCGCCCCATCCGCCCCCTGATTGCTCCGAAGGCTCCGCCCCGTTAGGTTGCGCGCCTTTTCCAGCCTGGCTCCGCCGACATGACCCTGACCTATGACGCCATCCTCGCCGCCGAAGAGCGGTTGAAGGGGCACATCGAACGCACGCCGTTGCGCCGGTCGCGGACCCTGTCGGAGATCACCGGCGCCGAGGTCTGGGTGAAGTTCGAAAACCTGCAGTTCACCGCCGCCTACAAGGAGCGCGGGGCCCTCAACAAGCTGCTGCAGTTGACCGAGGCCGAGCGCAGGACCGGCGTCATCGCCGCCTCGGCCGGCAATCACAGCCAGGGTCTGGCCTATCACGCCGCGCGCCTGAACATCCCCGTCACCATCGTCATGCCGCGCTCGACACCCTTCGTGAAGGTGCAGCAGACCCGGGCCTTCGGGGCCGAGGTGGTGATCGAGGGCGACGGCTTCGACGAGGCCTCGGCCCACGCGCGGATGGTCTGCGAGCAGCGCGGCCTGGTGTTCGTGCACCCCTTCAACGACCTCGACATCATGGCCGGCCAGGGCACGGTGGCGCTGGAGATGCTGCAGGACCAGCCGGATCTTGAAATCCTGCCGATCCCCATCGGCGGCGGCGGCCTTATCGCCGGCATGGCCACGGCGGCCAAGCACGCCAACCCCCATGTCAGCATCATCGGGGTCGAACCGGCGATGTATCCCTCCTTCACCTCGCGCATGCGCGGCGTGAACACCGTCGGCATGGTCGGCGGCGCGACGATCGCCGAGGGGATCGCCGTCAAACAGGTCGGCGACCTGAGCTACGCCGTCGCCCGGCCCCTGATCGACGAGGTGGTGTTGATCGAAGAGCCCTTCTTCGAGCGCGCCGTCGCCCTCTACTGCAATGTCGAGAAGACGGTGGCCGAGGGCGCGGGCGCGGCTTCGCTCGCTTCGCTCCTGGCCTTCCCGGAAAAGTTCCGCGGCAAGAAGGCCGGCCTGGTCCTGACCGGCGGCAATATCGACACCCGCCTCCTGGCCTCGGTGCTGAACCGCGAACTGGTCCGCGACCATCGCCTGGTGTCCCTGCGGATCATCGGCGACGACCGACCGGGCCTCTTGGCCACCGTCTCCAAGCTCATCGGCGAAATGGGCGCCAACATCATCGAGGTCGCCCACAACCGCCTGGCGCTGGACGTTCCGGCCAAGGGCGCCGAGTTCGATGTGATGATCGAGACCCGTGACGCCCAGCACACCCAGGAAATCATGAACGCCCTTCGCGAGAGCGGCTACCCGCCGCGGGTCGTCTGACCATGCGCCGCATCCTCATCGCCATGGCCGTGGCCGCGCTGGCGCTCGCCGGCTGCCACAAGTCTCTCCCCAACCAGGGCGAGGCGTCCAAGACCTTCATGGCGAAGAACGCCAAGGAGCCCGGCGTAAAGACCTTGCCTAGCGGCCTGCAGTTCAAGGTCGTCCGCGAGGGCCCGGCCACGGGCCTGCGGCCCAAGCTCGGCGATGAGGTCAAGGTCCACTACGAGGGCAAGCTGGTCGATGGGACCGTGTTCGACAGCTCCTATGAGCGCGGCCAGCCCGCCGCCATGCCGCTGCGCGCCCTGATCCCAGGCTGGCGCGAGGCCTTGCAGTTGATGCGTCCGGGCGATGAATGGACGCTCTATGTGCCGCCGGCCCTGGGGTACGGCGACGAGCCGGCCGGTCAGATCCCGCCGGGCAGCGCCCTGGTCTTCCGCATCGAACTGATCGATGTCCTGCCCGGACCGGGGACGATCGTGGCGGGGTAGCGCTATCGCGCCAGGACGGTCACGTCCTTGATGATCGCCTGCACCCGGGTCTTCGCGCCGGCCGCCCACATCACCTTGAGATAGGCGAGCGTGTCGCTGGCGGCGCCTTCGAGCCTCCAGTCGCAGTCGTCAAAGCGGCAGCCGTCGAAGCGGGGCGGCTCGCCGCCGGCGTAGACCAGCCGGCAGGCGTTGAATTCGCAATCGACGAACGTCTGTCCGTCGAGGGCCACCGTCTGGTGGCTATAGGCTGTGGACGCCATGTTCGATCAACTCTCGTCTACGGGCGGCGCGTTTGCGCCAGCGGGGCTCGCGCGGTCGCGCTCCTGCTGCTTGGCCGCCGCCTTTTCCGCCGCCTTGATGGCCTTCGCGCGGTCGCGCTCGGTGCGCTCGAACTGATAATTGGGCTTACGCGCCATGATCGTCGGACTTTCTGTCCGCGGCGTCGTCGACACGGGCTTCAAGCACGCCGGGCGACCGCGAGGCCGCGGCGCAGATCGCTTCCAGGTGACTCTTGATCGAGCGGGGCGCGAGCAGCGCATCAACGGCGCGGCAGCCGTCCTGCTTCAGCTGGGAATGCAGCTGTGCGACGCTCGTATATCGGCCCGATCGCGCCAGGGCGTAGGCGCGTTCAATCGTAGTGCTCATCGTCCCTCTCCAAATCAAAAGCGGGGGAAATAAAAAGGCGGCGAGTCCAGCTCGCCGCCTTCTAACGCGCTGGCGGGGTCGCCGCCGGCTCGGCTTTACGCCGCTTGGAGCTGACCAGCGGACATCTTACCGCTGCGCTGATCCTTCTCCATCTCGTAGCTCAGCTTCTGGCCTTCTTCGATCGAACCCAGAGCCGAACGTTCCACGGCGGAGATGTGCACGAACACATCGGGGCCGCCGTCGTCAGGTTGGATAAAGCCGAAGCCCTTGGTCGGGTTGAACCACTTCACAACACCAGTCGTCATAATCATCACCATTGAATGCAGAGTTCAGCGCACCCTGGTTAGGGCGGAAGATCAAAAGGTCGGAATGGGTCGAGGTGGGCTCGGGCTCGATCCAGGGATCCAGCGGGGAGAGCATCCGAACCGAAAACGAAATTCGATAGACTTCAATAGCATATCCATCGCCGCAGCGTGAGCGAATTCTCCTGCCGCTGTTCAACCGGCTGGCGGACCGCTAGCGCGCCGGCGCGATCGGCTTGCGCACCACCCGCCGCAGCAGGAGATCTCGGGCGCTGAAGGTCATGGCGCGGGCGACCTCGACGGAGCTGGCGCGGCGGTGGCCCTGCGCCTCGCGCCGCCATCGCCACACCATCGGCAGGCCGGCGAGCCCTGCTAAGAAGCCTCGCCAGGGCGCGGCCAACTCGCCCCGCGTCGCGTGCCGGGCGAAGAGCGTGGCCGTGGCGATCAGGTGCAGCGGCAGGGTGAGCCAGAAGAGGATCGGCGGGGTGTCCTTCACGAACACCCACAACCTGTTGCGCGTGCCGTGGAAGACCGCGAAGTCCGACCGCGGGCCGCCGGACGAGGCCGAACCCTCGTGGGCGACGACGGCGGAGGGCACGATGACGGTCGCCTCGCCGATCAGGCGCAGCCGGTATCCCAGGTCGACATCCTCATTGTAACAAAAGAGCCGCTCGTCCAGCCCGCCCATCTCCAGGAACAACATCCGGTCGATCAGCATCGCCCCGCCGCAGGCGGAAAAGCACTCGAACGGCGGCAAGGGTCCCGGGTCCACGCCGCGATAGCCGCCACGGAAGGGAAAGCCGGTGATCGACATGGCGTCGCCGAGACCGTCGAGCCGGCCCGGGTCGCCCGCCATGGTCTGCCGCGATCCGAAGGACCGTACATGCGGAAAGGTCTCCGTCGCCGCCATCAGTTCGGCCAGCCAGTCCGCTGCGGCGTAGGCGTCGGGATTGAGCAGCGCGATCCACCGGCCGCTGGCCGCCGCCACACCCTGGTTCACGGCCGCCGCAAAGCCGAGGTTCGCGTCATTGGCGATCAGCCGGATCGCCGGGTCGGCCGCCGCCGCGGCGACGCCCGCGCCGTCGCGCGAGGCGTTGTCGACCAGCACCAGCTCGAAATCCGTGAAGCTCTGGGCGCGCAACGCCGCCAGGCATCGCCCAAGGGTCGGGCCGCTCTCATAGGTCACCAGGACGACAGTGACCTTAGGCTTGTTATTCGCCGCCGCCTGCGCCATCCCGAAAGCTCTTCACCGCTCCTGCCAAGGCCTGACCATGACCACGATCACCCCGCTGGCGATCCCCGACGTGCTGCTTATCACGCCCAAGCGGCATGGCGATGCGCGCGGCTGGTTCGCCGAGACCTGGAGCCGCAAGGCCCTGCTTGACGGCGCGGGCATCGAGCCGGTGTTCATCCAGGACAACCAGGCCTTCAACGCCCAGAAAGGCACGATCCGCGGCCTGCACTTCCAGAAGGGCCCGCATCCGCAGGCCAAGCTCGTCCGCTGTCTGCGCGGCGCGATCTATGACGTTGCCGTCGATATCCGCCAGGGCTCGTCCACCTACGGCCAGTGGGTGGCCGCGACCCTGACCGCCGAGGTCGGCGAACAGCTGTTCGTCCCGCGCGGCTTCGCCCACGCCTACTGCACCATCACCGACGACGCCGAGATCGCTTACAAGGTCGACGGCCTCTATGCGCCGCAGTGCGAAGGCGGCCTGCTGTGGAGCGACCCGGACCTCGCCATCGACTGGCCGGTCGACCTCGATGCGGTGATCACGTCGGACAAGGATAAGATCCTGCCGCGCCTGAGGGACCTCCCCGCCGTCGACTTCACGCCGGGCTGAGCCGCTAATTCATCTGCCATCCCGGAAGCCTCGCAGAGGCTCTCCGGGACCGAGGAGATGGCGGAGTTTATCGCGGCGCCGTGAGCGACCATTCCGCCAGAACGGCCTCGTCCATCTCGTCTGCGCGCCGGTCCCGCAACGTCTCCAGGTCCACGCCCAGTCGCCCCAGCGCCCACACCGCTGCGCCGCGCACGAGCGGCGACGGATCGCCCAGCAACCGCTCCGCCTCCGACGCCAGCGCCGCATCGCCGGTGTTTCCGATCGCGTAGAGCACATTGCGGATGAACCGGTCGCGGCCGATCCGCTTCACAGGGTTCTTGCGAAAGAGCGCCCGGAACTCCGCGTCGTCGAGCCGCGAGAGCTCGGCCAACCCCGGCGCCTTCAACTCATCGCGTGCGACGAGCTTCTGCTCGCGCGCCACGGCCGCGAACTTGTTCCAGGGGCAGACCGCCAGGCAGTCGTCGCAACCATAGATCCGGTCGCCCAGCTTCTCGCGAAACTCCGCCGGGATCGGCCCGGCCAACTCGATGGTCAGATAGGAAATGCAGCGCCGCGCATCGAGCTGGAAAGGCGCCGGAAAGGCGTCGGTGGGGCAGGCGTCCAGGCAGGCCCGGCAGGTTCCGCAGTTCATCGCCTCGGCGGCGTCGGGCGCGAGCTCCAGGGTCGTCAGGATCGAGCCGATGAACAGCCAGGAGCCGAATTCGCGGCTGACCAGGTTGGTGTGCCGGCCCTGCCACCCGAGCCCGGCCCGCTCGGCGAGGGGCTTCTCCAGCAGCGGCGCGGTGTCGACGAAGACCTTCACGTCCGAGCCGAACCGATGCGCCATCCAGCCGGCGAGCTGCTTCAGCCGGACCTTGATCACCTCGTGGTAGTCGTCGCCCTGGGCGTAGACGCTGATCGCGCCGGCGCCGGACGGCCGGTCCAGGAGGGGGTCTGTGTCCGGCCCATAGTTCACCCCCAGCACCACGGCCGATCGCGCATCGGCCCACATGGCGCGCGGATGGGCGCGGCGTTCGACGGTGGTCTCCATCCAGGCCATCTCGCCGTGGCGGCCGGCCGCAATGAAGGCGCGTAGCCGCTCGGACGCCGCCCAGCTTTCCGGGATGTCGGTGAAACGGCAGAGGTCGAAGCCGAGCCTCAGGGCCTCGGTCCGGATCGCGTCGCGGGCGGCCTCAGAAGTCGAGGTCGTCATAGTGGCGCGCCGGCGGAATGCCCGGCCAGCGGTCGGCCAGCAGCGGCCGGAAGGACGGCCGGGACTTCAGCTTCATGTACCAGGTCTTGGCGCCGGGAAACGCCGCCCAGGGCACGTCGCCCAGGTAGTCGATGACCGACAGGTGCGCCGCCGCCGCCAGATCAGCGAGCGTCAGCCGCCGGCCCGCCAGCCAGTCGCGCTCGGCCAAAAGCGTTTCGATATAGGCCAGGTGCGCCCGCAGACCCTCCCGGCCCTGACGCAGGTTGGCGAGGTCCGGCGCCCCCAGCCGGTGCAGCCGCTTCTCCATCTTCTCGTGCAGCAGCAGGTCTCCCGCCTCGAAGGCGAACTTGCGATCGAACCAGTTGATCAGCCGGCGCGTCTCGGCCCGATCGGCCGGCGTCTGCGGCATCAGCGGCGGCTCGGCATGAACCTCCTCAAGGTAGCCCAGAATCGCCGAAGCCTCGCACAGCACCAGGTCGCCTTCGACCAGGACCGGCGTGAACCCCGATGGATTGAGCGCGGTCAAGGTCTCCGGCCGCTCCCAGTAGCGGACCACCGTCTCGGTGAAGGCGAGGCGCTTTTCGCCGAGAGCCAGCCTCGCCTGGCGCGACGCCGGATCGAGCGGGAAGTGGTGGAGGATGCGTTCGACGTTCATCGCGTCTTTTTCGTGGACTTCGGCCTGGTTCGACCGCGAACGATCGTCATAAGGCGTCGCGCACCTGCTTGTCCAACCCAGCAGAGCCTTCGCCGAACACGCCGCCATGCGCCTCGGCCCGCCCGCGTGGGTCGGCGTGCATGAGGATGTCGGCGCTTGGGAAGCGCGCCAGGACCCGGGCCTCGGCGGCCACCATCACCTTGTGCGCCGCGTCCAGGGTCAGGTCCGGATCGAGCTCCAGATGCATCTGCATGTGCAGCCAGGGACCTGACGCGCGGGTGCGCAGCTGGTGGACGTCGCTGATCTGCGGGTCCTCCAGGACGGCGGCGACGGCCGCCGCGCGATCGTGCTCGCTGATCTCGTGGTCGAGCAGTTGCTCCGAGGCCTCGCGGAACACGCCGATCGCGCCCCAAAGCAGAAGCCCGGTGACGACCAGGGCGGCGGCGCCATCCAGGGCGTGCATTCCCAGCCAGGCGCCGCCGGCGATGCCGACCAGGGCGGCGAGATTTGACGCCAGGTCGACGGCGTAGTGCGCCCGGTCGCCGGCCACCGCGATCGAGGCTGTGCGCCTCAGGACGTAGGTTTGGGCTGAGACGACGCCCAGGGT
This is a stretch of genomic DNA from Phenylobacterium immobile (ATCC 35973). It encodes these proteins:
- a CDS encoding M20/M25/M40 family metallo-hydrolase, which encodes MRLLAVALAFAGLAGAAHAQPVEQPLLHDLAGQVDPARLQADVARMVGFGTRHTLSDTASPVRGVGAARRWVAGEFAAISRACGGCLVIETPSQVFTGPRIPTPTAVVDVLAIQRGTTDPDRVIVITGHLDSRVSDVMNATADAPGANDDASGVAALIEAARILSRHKFPATLVFAALTGEEQGLNGGKVLADYALAQGWRVEANLNNDIVGNTRGQNGAVDDAHVRVFAEGTKAVETPEEATRRRYNGGEVDSPSRNLARYIDRLAETYVADLDVVMVYRTDRFGRGGDHTQMLAAGFPAVRVTEAAENYDRQHQDLRVEAGRTYGDTLDGVNFAYLAKVTRLNVVAMAGLAMAPAPPTGVTILGAVSADTTLTWTPRADAAQHRVWWRATTEPQWRYSRPAGVSGSVMLRDVVIDDWFFGLSAVSADGWESPVVFPGPAGSFGPFVAPSAP
- a CDS encoding threonine ammonia-lyase, translated to MTLTYDAILAAEERLKGHIERTPLRRSRTLSEITGAEVWVKFENLQFTAAYKERGALNKLLQLTEAERRTGVIAASAGNHSQGLAYHAARLNIPVTIVMPRSTPFVKVQQTRAFGAEVVIEGDGFDEASAHARMVCEQRGLVFVHPFNDLDIMAGQGTVALEMLQDQPDLEILPIPIGGGGLIAGMATAAKHANPHVSIIGVEPAMYPSFTSRMRGVNTVGMVGGATIAEGIAVKQVGDLSYAVARPLIDEVVLIEEPFFERAVALYCNVEKTVAEGAGAASLASLLAFPEKFRGKKAGLVLTGGNIDTRLLASVLNRELVRDHRLVSLRIIGDDRPGLLATVSKLIGEMGANIIEVAHNRLALDVPAKGAEFDVMIETRDAQHTQEIMNALRESGYPPRVV
- a CDS encoding FKBP-type peptidyl-prolyl cis-trans isomerase, giving the protein MRRILIAMAVAALALAGCHKSLPNQGEASKTFMAKNAKEPGVKTLPSGLQFKVVREGPATGLRPKLGDEVKVHYEGKLVDGTVFDSSYERGQPAAMPLRALIPGWREALQLMRPGDEWTLYVPPALGYGDEPAGQIPPGSALVFRIELIDVLPGPGTIVAG
- a CDS encoding cold-shock protein, with protein sequence MTTGVVKWFNPTKGFGFIQPDDGGPDVFVHISAVERSALGSIEEGQKLSYEMEKDQRSGKMSAGQLQAA
- a CDS encoding glycosyltransferase family 2 protein gives rise to the protein MAQAAANNKPKVTVVLVTYESGPTLGRCLAALRAQSFTDFELVLVDNASRDGAGVAAAAADPAIRLIANDANLGFAAAVNQGVAAASGRWIALLNPDAYAAADWLAELMAATETFPHVRSFGSRQTMAGDPGRLDGLGDAMSITGFPFRGGYRGVDPGPLPPFECFSACGGAMLIDRMLFLEMGGLDERLFCYNEDVDLGYRLRLIGEATVIVPSAVVAHEGSASSGGPRSDFAVFHGTRNRLWVFVKDTPPILFWLTLPLHLIATATLFARHATRGELAAPWRGFLAGLAGLPMVWRWRREAQGHRRASSVEVARAMTFSARDLLLRRVVRKPIAPAR
- the rfbC gene encoding dTDP-4-dehydrorhamnose 3,5-epimerase, whose amino-acid sequence is MTTITPLAIPDVLLITPKRHGDARGWFAETWSRKALLDGAGIEPVFIQDNQAFNAQKGTIRGLHFQKGPHPQAKLVRCLRGAIYDVAVDIRQGSSTYGQWVAATLTAEVGEQLFVPRGFAHAYCTITDDAEIAYKVDGLYAPQCEGGLLWSDPDLAIDWPVDLDAVITSDKDKILPRLRDLPAVDFTPG
- the queG gene encoding tRNA epoxyqueuosine(34) reductase QueG, which gives rise to MTTSTSEAARDAIRTEALRLGFDLCRFTDIPESWAASERLRAFIAAGRHGEMAWMETTVERRAHPRAMWADARSAVVLGVNYGPDTDPLLDRPSGAGAISVYAQGDDYHEVIKVRLKQLAGWMAHRFGSDVKVFVDTAPLLEKPLAERAGLGWQGRHTNLVSREFGSWLFIGSILTTLELAPDAAEAMNCGTCRACLDACPTDAFPAPFQLDARRCISYLTIELAGPIPAEFREKLGDRIYGCDDCLAVCPWNKFAAVAREQKLVARDELKAPGLAELSRLDDAEFRALFRKNPVKRIGRDRFIRNVLYAIGNTGDAALASEAERLLGDPSPLVRGAAVWALGRLGVDLETLRDRRADEMDEAVLAEWSLTAPR
- a CDS encoding glutathione S-transferase family protein, with product MNVERILHHFPLDPASRQARLALGEKRLAFTETVVRYWERPETLTALNPSGFTPVLVEGDLVLCEASAILGYLEEVHAEPPLMPQTPADRAETRRLINWFDRKFAFEAGDLLLHEKMEKRLHRLGAPDLANLRQGREGLRAHLAYIETLLAERDWLAGRRLTLADLAAAAHLSVIDYLGDVPWAAFPGAKTWYMKLKSRPSFRPLLADRWPGIPPARHYDDLDF
- a CDS encoding cation diffusion facilitator family transporter, which translates into the protein MAKTAAPSSPSSLSPTEARALSRRVTLLSMSAACLLVAIKAGAWAASGSLALLASLTDSGLDLLASCATFYAVRYAASPPDAEHRFGHGKAEAFASLLQAGLVFASAALIGQEAIRGLITPRPVAAGGWAIVVMVISTIVTLGVVSAQTYVLRRTASIAVAGDRAHYAVDLASNLAALVGIAGGAWLGMHALDGAAALVVTGLLLWGAIGVFREASEQLLDHEISEHDRAAAVAAVLEDPQISDVHQLRTRASGPWLHMQMHLELDPDLTLDAAHKVMVAAEARVLARFPSADILMHADPRGRAEAHGGVFGEGSAGLDKQVRDAL